In the genome of Buchnera aphidicola (Artemisaphis artemisicola), one region contains:
- a CDS encoding HPr family phosphocarrier protein, with protein MFQNQITITAPNGFHTRPAAQFVKEAKKFISEISIIYNGKSVNAKSLFKIQTLGLVKGSLITLLAEGEDEQKAIEHLSTIMTELE; from the coding sequence ATGTTTCAAAACCAGATTACAATCACTGCTCCAAATGGTTTTCATACTCGTCCTGCTGCTCAATTTGTAAAAGAAGCAAAAAAATTTATTTCTGAAATTTCTATAATTTATAACGGAAAATCAGTTAATGCAAAAAGTTTATTTAAAATTCAAACACTTGGATTAGTTAAAGGCAGTCTGATTACACTATTAGCAGAAGGAGAAGACGAACAAAAAGCAATTGAACATTTATCTACAATAATGACAGAATTAGAATAA
- the ptsI gene encoding phosphoenolpyruvate-protein phosphotransferase PtsI has translation MISGILASPGIAFGTALLLKEEEIVIHRKIITLENITKEVKRFFEGRNKSVQQLTDIKIKTREKFGEKKESIFEGHIMLLEDEEFEREIISLIKEKKISAAAATELVIEGQAKALEEIKDEYLKNRAIDVRDIGNRLLKNILNLDIIDLSNIKKEVILIAKDLTPSETAQINLNYVLGFITDLGGQTSHTSIMARSLEIPAIVGTGNITDIVKNNDYIILDSIHNQIFINPSQEIINQKEKAKNNYILKKNKLINLKNLQAKTIDGHQIKIGSNIGNIEDIQSAKKNGAECIGLYRTEFLFMGRNCLPNENEQFQAYKKIAELMKNKAVIIRTMDIGGDKDLPYMNLPKEDNPFLGWRAIRISIDRKEILHAQLNAILRASAFGKIYILFPMIISVEEIRILKLEIQQLQKKLHSNNILFDKNIKIGIMIETPASAIIADFLIKEVDFFSIGTNDLTQYTLAVDRGNDLISHLYNPMNPSVLKLIKQVIDVSHQDGKWTGMCGELAGDERATILLLGMGLDEFSMSSISIPKIKQIIRNVCFSDAEKLAQKALTLKTTKEVINLVEAFNKTLK, from the coding sequence ATGATTTCAGGCATTTTAGCATCACCGGGTATAGCTTTCGGAACTGCTCTTTTATTAAAAGAAGAAGAAATTGTTATTCACCGGAAAATAATTACTCTTGAAAATATTACAAAAGAAGTAAAAAGATTTTTTGAAGGTAGAAACAAATCAGTACAACAACTTACGGACATAAAAATCAAAACAAGAGAAAAATTTGGAGAAAAAAAAGAAAGCATTTTTGAAGGTCATATTATGCTTCTTGAAGATGAAGAATTTGAACGTGAAATTATATCTTTAATAAAAGAGAAAAAAATATCTGCTGCTGCAGCTACTGAATTAGTAATTGAAGGACAAGCTAAAGCTCTAGAAGAAATAAAAGATGAATATTTAAAAAACAGAGCTATCGACGTAAGAGATATTGGAAATCGTTTATTAAAGAATATACTTAATCTTGATATTATCGATTTAAGTAATATAAAAAAAGAAGTAATTTTAATTGCAAAAGATTTAACTCCTTCAGAAACAGCACAAATTAATTTAAATTATGTTTTAGGATTTATTACAGATTTAGGAGGACAAACATCACATACCTCAATCATGGCAAGATCATTAGAAATTCCTGCAATTGTGGGAACAGGAAATATAACTGATATTGTAAAAAATAATGATTATATTATTCTCGATTCTATTCATAATCAAATTTTTATAAATCCCTCTCAAGAAATAATTAATCAAAAAGAAAAAGCAAAAAACAACTATATTTTAAAAAAAAATAAATTAATAAATTTAAAAAATTTACAAGCTAAAACTATTGATGGACATCAGATCAAAATTGGTTCTAATATTGGTAATATAGAAGATATTCAATCTGCTAAAAAAAATGGTGCAGAGTGTATTGGTCTTTATCGAACAGAATTTTTATTTATGGGAAGAAATTGTTTACCAAATGAAAATGAACAATTTCAAGCATATAAAAAAATAGCTGAGTTAATGAAAAATAAAGCTGTTATTATTAGAACAATGGATATTGGTGGAGATAAAGATCTACCTTATATGAATTTGCCAAAAGAAGATAATCCTTTTCTTGGATGGCGAGCTATACGTATTTCAATAGATCGAAAAGAAATATTACATGCTCAATTAAATGCTATTCTTCGAGCTTCTGCTTTTGGAAAAATATATATTTTATTTCCTATGATTATATCTGTAGAAGAAATTAGAATATTAAAATTAGAAATACAGCAACTTCAAAAAAAATTACATAGTAATAATATATTATTTGATAAAAATATTAAAATCGGAATCATGATAGAAACTCCTGCATCAGCGATAATAGCCGATTTTTTAATAAAAGAAGTAGACTTTTTTAGCATTGGAACCAATGATTTAACACAATACACTCTAGCTGTTGATCGAGGAAATGATTTAATTTCACATCTTTACAATCCTATGAACCCATCTGTTTTAAAACTAATTAAACAAGTCATTGACGTTTCTCATCAAGATGGGAAATGGACAGGAATGTGTGGAGAATTAGCAGGAGACGAACGTGCAACTATTCTGTTATTAGGAATGGGACTTGATGAATTTAGTATGAGTTCAATTAGTATTCCTAAAATTAAACAAATCATTCGCAATGTGTGTTTTTCTGATGCAGAAAAACTAGCACAAAAAGCACTAACATTAAAAACCACCAAAGAAGTAATTAATTTAGTAGAAGCTTTTAATAAGACTTTAAAATAG
- the cysK gene encoding cysteine synthase A gives MNQIYEDNSLTIGKTPLVRLKKIGNGNILVKIESRNPSFSVKCRIGANMIWSAEKKGDLNKNIELIEATSGNTGIALAYVAASRNYKLTLVMPDTMSIERQKLLIALGAKLILTDGKYGMQGAISKTKDIALCNPKKYLLLKQFENPANPEIHYKTTGPEIWNDTNGSIDILISAVGTGGTITGITKYIKKRQGKKNLISIAVEPSESPVITQFLSGKEIKPGPHKIQGIGAGFIPKNLNLTLIDQIITVSSEESIFMAQQLMYKEGILAGISSGAALCAALKIQKQKNFLNKNIVVILPSSGERYLSTELFSKSLVNR, from the coding sequence ATGAATCAAATATATGAAGATAATTCTTTAACTATTGGAAAAACACCTTTAGTACGTTTAAAAAAAATAGGGAATGGAAATATTTTAGTAAAAATAGAATCTAGAAATCCAAGTTTTAGTGTTAAATGTAGAATTGGTGCTAATATGATATGGAGTGCAGAAAAAAAGGGAGATTTAAATAAAAATATAGAGTTAATAGAAGCAACCAGCGGCAATACCGGAATAGCTTTAGCATATGTTGCTGCTTCTAGAAACTATAAATTAACTCTTGTTATGCCTGATACAATGTCTATCGAAAGACAAAAATTACTAATAGCTTTAGGTGCAAAATTAATATTAACAGATGGAAAATATGGTATGCAAGGAGCAATCTCTAAAACTAAAGATATTGCATTATGCAATCCAAAAAAATATCTTTTATTAAAACAATTTGAAAATCCAGCTAATCCTGAAATTCATTATAAAACCACTGGTCCGGAAATTTGGAATGATACTAATGGTAGTATAGATATTTTAATTTCTGCTGTAGGAACCGGAGGAACTATTACAGGCATCACAAAATATATAAAAAAAAGACAAGGTAAAAAAAATTTAATTAGCATAGCCGTTGAACCTTCTGAATCACCTGTTATTACGCAATTTTTATCAGGAAAAGAAATAAAACCAGGACCGCATAAAATACAAGGCATTGGAGCTGGGTTTATCCCTAAAAATCTAAATTTAACATTAATTGATCAAATAATTACTGTTTCTAGTGAAGAATCAATATTTATGGCTCAACAACTAATGTATAAAGAAGGAATATTAGCAGGAATTTCTTCTGGAGCAGCTTTATGTGCAGCTTTAAAAATACAAAAACAAAAAAATTTTTTAAATAAAAATATAGTTGTTATATTGCCTTCTTCAGGTGAACGTTATTTAAGTACGGAATTATTTTCTAAATCATTAGTAAATAGATAA
- the crr gene encoding PTS glucose transporter subunit IIA: MSFLSDLFNHKKPIFSKKIEIIAPLSGEIINIEDVPDVVFSNKIVGDGIAIKPSGNQILAPVNGTIGKIFESMHAFSIISEDNVELFVHFGIDTVQLKGKGFKKNVDNNEKVKIGDKIITLDLDLLIKKAKSILTPVVISNMEKFKKIKKSSGTIVAGKTVIISLYN; this comes from the coding sequence ATGAGTTTCTTGTCAGATCTTTTTAATCATAAAAAACCCATTTTTTCTAAAAAAATAGAAATTATCGCACCATTGTCAGGAGAAATAATAAACATTGAAGACGTACCAGATGTAGTTTTTTCTAATAAGATTGTAGGTGATGGAATAGCAATTAAACCATCAGGAAATCAAATACTTGCGCCAGTAAATGGCACTATTGGAAAAATATTTGAAAGCATGCATGCCTTTTCAATTATTTCAGAAGATAACGTTGAATTATTTGTTCATTTTGGAATTGATACTGTGCAACTAAAAGGCAAAGGTTTTAAAAAAAATGTAGACAATAATGAAAAAGTAAAAATAGGAGATAAAATTATTACATTAGACTTAGATTTACTCATAAAAAAGGCTAAATCTATTTTAACTCCTGTTGTTATATCTAATATGGAAAAATTTAAAAAAATAAAAAAATCATCTGGTACTATTGTTGCTGGAAAAACAGTTATTATTTCTTTATATAATTGA